One Euphorbia lathyris chromosome 1, ddEupLath1.1, whole genome shotgun sequence DNA segment encodes these proteins:
- the LOC136211057 gene encoding uncharacterized protein, which yields MAKNHASSPFFFSSTLRSLPSAPSESTPPSSPPSPSPSSSRSNSSFNSPYDSLSSGSRPSVSHSSLSHFPPAVCGPCAACKFHGRRCSEKCYLAAFFPPNDVHKFAVVDSVFGSGNVDKFLQQNSKSSYIPLLLLLRDTTLEDGELLSDSKNNTLSETDITKQLGASMDSDHIRELIQGMELAKQLKKHLSSESSDTTAEQLVERILSSFEKSLSIPNSSGLTKLQNDVALAVSASNDPTKSPIYMDASPATVNIDAVPKDSAKRRKASAIWKKHVRVSSKYEGPNDDGYSWRNYGQKDILGAKYPRSYYRCTYSKTQNCRATKQVQRSDKDLNVFEITYRGVHTCSHGQQSNSSASFIPIRNFSVVDSGFLHPELRPLHLDYNFDRLRIL from the exons ATGGCGAAAAATCATGCTTCCAGtcccttcttcttttcttctacCTTACGGTCCTTACCTTCTGCTCCGTCGGAATCCACACCTCCGTCGTCACCACCATCACCATCACCATCCTCTTCTCGGTCTAATTCCAGTTTCAATTCTCCTTATGACTCTTTGTCAAGTGGTTCCCGACCATCAGTTTCCCATTCTTCTTTAAGCCATTTTCCGCCTGCTGTATGTGGCCCTTGCGCTGCCTGCAAATTCCATGGCAGGCGATGCTCCGAGAAATGCTATTTAGCTGCGTTTTTTCCTCCAAATGATGTTCATAAATTTGCCGTCGTTGATAGCGTTTTCGGATCTGGCAATGTCGATAAGTTCCTGCAG CAAAATAGCAAGTCATCCTACATTCCATTACTGTTGCTGTTGCGAGACACAACTCTAGAAGATGGGGAACTCCTTTCAGATTCCAAAAATAATACTCTATCTGAAACCGACATTACGAAGCAACTTGGTGCATCCATGGATTCTGATCATATTAGAGAGCTGATTCAAGGAATGGAGCTAGCAAAACAGCTAAAGAAACATTTGAGCTCAGAATCGTCAGATACAACTGCAGAGCAGTTAGTAGAGAGGATTTTATCCTCGTTTGAGAAGTCTCTATCGATTCCTAACTCGAGTGGTTTGACTAAGCTGCAAAATGATGTTGCCCTTGCTGTTTCTGCTAGCAATGATCCTACTAAGTCACCAATTTACATGGATGCTAGTCCTGCGACTGTTAATATTGATGCAGTTCCTAAGGATTCTGCAAAGAGAAG GAAGGCATCGGCAATATGGAAAAAACATGTTAGAGTTAGCTCTAAGTATGAAGGACCTAATGATGATGGCTATAGCTGGAGAAACTATGGCCAGAAAGACATTCTTGGTGCCAAATATCCCAG AAGCTATTACAGATGCACATATAGCAAAACACAGAACTGTCGGGCTACAAAGCAAGTGCAAAGATCTGACAAGGATCTGAACGTTTTCGAGATCACGTACCGCGGAGTTCACACTTGTTCTCACGGCCAACAATCAAACtcttctgcttcttttattCCGATCCGAAACTTTTCTGTCGTGGATTCAGGTTTCCTGCATCCCGAACTTCGACCACTCCACTTGGATTACAACTTTGACAGACTACGtattttgtaa